A single window of Vibrio campbellii CAIM 519 = NBRC 15631 = ATCC 25920 DNA harbors:
- a CDS encoding outer membrane lipoprotein-sorting protein produces MRTALLSLMCLFTSFNAVAESASDIVQKSDQAMRGDSSYTESTMEIIRPDWTRSMTMKSWTKGTDLSLVLVTAPAKDKGSASLKRQREMWNWVPSIERVIKIAPSMLSQSWMGSDFTNDDLINQSSIVVDYQHQLKSEDVFDGDKVWVIDAVAKPDAPVVWSKVTLWISKSTYLQRKVEFYDEFEERVNVMTSYDVKELGGRKLATRMEMQPLDKPDNKTVLITHQAQFDFDIDDSFFSQQQMKSLRD; encoded by the coding sequence ATGCGTACTGCTTTGTTATCTCTCATGTGTTTGTTCACTTCATTTAATGCTGTGGCTGAAAGTGCTTCTGATATCGTGCAAAAATCAGATCAGGCAATGCGCGGCGATTCCAGTTATACCGAATCCACTATGGAGATCATTCGCCCCGATTGGACTCGGTCGATGACCATGAAAAGCTGGACCAAAGGGACGGATTTGTCTTTGGTGTTGGTTACGGCGCCAGCCAAAGATAAAGGCAGCGCTTCTCTAAAACGACAAAGAGAAATGTGGAATTGGGTACCGAGCATTGAACGTGTCATCAAAATTGCGCCATCTATGTTGAGCCAATCGTGGATGGGCTCAGATTTTACCAACGATGACTTGATCAACCAGTCTTCTATCGTGGTCGATTATCAGCATCAACTAAAAAGCGAGGATGTGTTTGATGGCGACAAGGTTTGGGTGATAGACGCCGTCGCAAAGCCAGATGCTCCGGTAGTGTGGAGTAAAGTAACGCTATGGATTTCTAAGTCGACGTATCTACAACGTAAAGTGGAATTCTACGACGAGTTTGAAGAGCGAGTGAACGTGATGACGTCTTACGACGTGAAAGAGCTCGGCGGGAGAAAATTAGCGACCAGAATGGAAATGCAGCCGCTTGATAAGCCAGACAATAAAACCGTACTTATCACCCACCAAGCACAGTTTGATTTCGATATCGATGACAGCTTTTTCTCTCAGCAACAGATGAAATCGCTGCGCGACTGA